The following are from one region of the Halodesulfurarchaeum sp. HSR-GB genome:
- a CDS encoding DUF2304 domain-containing protein — MAEFTVVNAIALAVGVIFLANGYHMVRRGREDMVLFATSVLVGAGLIFVALFPDAFQFVAAVLGLELKARAILVMANLTLFVLVTYLLNRIGSLYEKVSRLNEEVSLLRAELEDHRDE; from the coding sequence ATGGCCGAGTTCACCGTCGTCAATGCCATCGCCCTCGCTGTCGGCGTGATCTTTCTGGCCAACGGCTATCACATGGTCCGGCGGGGACGGGAGGATATGGTCCTTTTCGCCACGTCGGTGCTCGTGGGTGCGGGCCTGATCTTCGTCGCGCTCTTCCCGGACGCCTTCCAGTTCGTCGCGGCGGTCCTGGGACTCGAACTCAAGGCCCGGGCCATTCTCGTGATGGCGAATTTGACCCTCTTCGTTCTGGTGACCTACCTGCTGAACCGGATCGGCAGCCTCTACGAGAAGGTCTCGCGGCTCAACGAGGAAGTGAGCCTGCTGCGAGCCGAACTCGAGGACCACCGGGATGAGTGA
- a CDS encoding polysaccharide deacetylase family protein — MSETPRAVLSVDFELFRHTPAYRTASGTMADETVGLDGVAFLQSAFETHGVSTTWFTVSELAETNPAAVESIARAGHEIGSHTRTHRLLSELDTDTRREEMRVSREALEAVSDAPVTGFRAPAFDIAPGHFQDLAAAGYEYDASVVASRSIPGWYGGEFELTEPAPATAVWDSAPPAIAELPTSVMPGLRLPLTGTWLRFFGPRYTILGMRLLARRGVVPVLYVHPWEFVDLPSIEGVPKRVYWHTGAWMRRAIERILATDFEFVTASEALRQADLDTAAPDQGPNGATK, encoded by the coding sequence ATGAGTGAGACACCACGGGCAGTGCTCTCAGTCGACTTCGAGTTGTTCAGACACACGCCAGCCTACCGGACGGCGTCGGGGACAATGGCCGACGAGACTGTCGGGCTCGACGGCGTGGCGTTTCTCCAGTCCGCCTTCGAGACCCACGGCGTGTCCACGACCTGGTTCACCGTCTCGGAGCTAGCCGAGACCAACCCAGCCGCCGTCGAGTCGATCGCCAGGGCGGGTCACGAGATCGGTTCACACACTCGTACCCACCGCCTGTTGAGCGAACTCGACACGGATACGCGTCGCGAGGAGATGCGAGTTTCCAGGGAGGCCCTCGAAGCAGTTAGCGACGCGCCAGTCACGGGGTTCCGGGCCCCCGCCTTCGACATCGCCCCCGGTCACTTCCAAGATCTGGCAGCGGCTGGCTACGAATACGATGCGAGTGTCGTCGCGAGTCGATCGATTCCTGGCTGGTACGGCGGCGAGTTCGAACTCACAGAGCCAGCCCCCGCCACCGCAGTCTGGGACTCCGCGCCGCCGGCGATCGCCGAGTTGCCCACGAGTGTCATGCCCGGGCTCAGGCTCCCGCTAACCGGGACCTGGCTCCGGTTTTTCGGCCCGCGGTACACGATTCTGGGCATGCGACTGCTCGCGCGGCGTGGGGTGGTTCCCGTGCTTTATGTCCACCCGTGGGAGTTCGTCGACCTGCCGTCAATCGAGGGCGTCCCGAAACGGGTGTACTGGCACACCGGCGCGTGGATGCGCCGGGCGATCGAACGGATCCTTGCGACCGATTTCGAGTTCGTGACGGCCAGTGAAGCGCTCCGCCAGGCCGATCTCGATACCGCCGCCCCCGACCAGGGGCCCAATGGGGCGACGAAATGA
- a CDS encoding glycosyltransferase family 2 protein — protein MRTVAVVPAYNEADTVGSVIDGTREYVDEVVVVDDGSTDETKQVAREHGARVLEHTFNTGVGGAVRTGYRYAIEAAYDFVVQVDADGQHDPSQIPRLLSAATEADMVIGSRYLNESHEEYSLVRTLGIQFFTGLVNTLGGIEITDVTSGFRVYRVSMLAEILHHSDKHWAVEQTLEAAKRGFTITEVSTEIPTRETGNSQFTLDTFVLYPLRMTDVALRVLLFR, from the coding sequence GTGCGAACCGTCGCCGTCGTTCCTGCGTACAACGAGGCAGACACGGTTGGGTCCGTTATCGACGGGACCCGGGAGTACGTCGATGAAGTGGTCGTCGTCGACGACGGCTCGACGGACGAGACCAAGCAAGTCGCGCGGGAACACGGCGCACGGGTGCTCGAACACACGTTCAACACCGGTGTTGGCGGCGCGGTTCGAACCGGCTATCGCTACGCCATCGAGGCGGCGTACGACTTCGTCGTGCAGGTAGACGCCGACGGGCAACACGACCCGAGCCAGATCCCCCGGTTGCTCTCGGCCGCGACAGAGGCCGACATGGTGATCGGGAGCCGATACCTGAACGAGAGCCACGAGGAGTACTCCCTGGTTCGGACCCTCGGCATCCAGTTTTTCACGGGGCTGGTCAATACGCTGGGCGGCATCGAGATCACCGACGTCACGAGCGGGTTCCGGGTCTATCGCGTCTCGATGCTGGCCGAGATTCTTCATCACTCCGACAAGCACTGGGCGGTCGAACAGACCCTGGAGGCGGCAAAGCGGGGCTTTACCATCACGGAGGTCTCGACCGAGATCCCGACCCGCGAGACGGGCAACTCGCAGTTCACCCTGGACACGTTCGTCCTTTACCCGCTGCGAATGACCGATGTCGCCCTTCGTGTCCTTCTCTTCAGATAA
- a CDS encoding alkaline phosphatase family protein, whose protein sequence is MTRTFVVGLDGASWRLLEPWIEAGELPNLERLRETGTWAGTRSELPPVTFPNWKCYSSGKNPGGFGVYWFEHVDLEAGTIDVADGSDFQTVELWDYLNDAGQSTGVVNMPTMYPPREIDGPIVCGGPDAAEGEYRAIDSGYTSPPELAAELEERFDYRVHPDPLLSGNDERGAEVEAILELLDTHFEAALSLFEEQDLDFVHVTLFYLNVLHHFFWDEEPTRRAWTLVDEWLGRIGELEDTNVVLMSDHGSAPTTTEFYINEWLAENGYQTHSRTVDDTLQQLGLNRETVLGIAKRLGLVDTLAAIVPERLQQLVPQADGLKRQRKLEAIDLEHTQAVASGQGPVYLNPAFDVDSVREQLMADLREVEDEQGPIFSAVHPGEEVYSGPFRDSAPEIVVDQRPGVHVNDGIGGGTIMSGPDRWAAENTPFGIFVANGPSFESHGELDRISILDIAPTVLAAQGADVPTDMNGSVLPILAGDSDWDFREPLAFDERAGSEDTATVEKRLQQLGYME, encoded by the coding sequence ATGACGAGAACGTTCGTCGTCGGCCTGGATGGGGCGAGCTGGCGCTTGCTCGAACCCTGGATCGAGGCCGGTGAGCTGCCGAATCTGGAACGGCTCAGGGAAACGGGAACCTGGGCCGGCACGCGCAGTGAACTGCCGCCGGTGACGTTCCCCAACTGGAAATGTTATTCATCCGGGAAGAATCCGGGCGGCTTCGGGGTTTACTGGTTCGAGCACGTCGATCTCGAGGCTGGAACTATCGATGTGGCCGACGGGAGTGACTTCCAGACGGTCGAACTCTGGGATTACCTGAACGACGCGGGCCAGTCGACTGGCGTGGTGAACATGCCGACGATGTATCCGCCCCGGGAGATCGACGGACCGATCGTCTGTGGCGGGCCCGACGCCGCCGAGGGCGAGTACCGGGCCATCGACTCCGGCTACACCTCGCCGCCGGAGCTAGCGGCTGAGCTAGAGGAGCGCTTCGATTATCGGGTTCACCCCGACCCGCTGCTCTCGGGGAACGACGAGCGGGGTGCCGAGGTCGAGGCCATCCTGGAGCTACTCGATACGCACTTCGAGGCCGCACTTTCCCTCTTCGAGGAGCAGGACCTGGATTTCGTCCACGTGACCCTGTTCTATCTGAACGTGCTCCATCACTTCTTCTGGGACGAGGAGCCGACCAGGCGGGCCTGGACCCTCGTGGATGAGTGGCTCGGCCGGATTGGGGAGCTGGAGGACACGAACGTCGTGCTCATGTCCGATCACGGAAGCGCCCCCACGACGACGGAGTTCTACATCAACGAGTGGCTCGCCGAGAACGGCTATCAGACCCACAGCCGGACCGTCGACGACACGTTGCAGCAACTGGGGCTGAACCGGGAGACCGTCCTGGGCATCGCAAAACGGCTCGGGCTGGTCGACACCCTCGCGGCGATCGTTCCGGAACGCCTCCAACAACTCGTCCCGCAGGCGGACGGGCTCAAACGACAGCGAAAGCTCGAAGCGATCGATCTGGAGCACACACAGGCGGTCGCCAGCGGTCAGGGGCCGGTCTACCTCAACCCCGCCTTCGACGTCGATTCGGTTCGGGAACAGCTCATGGCCGACCTCCGCGAGGTCGAGGACGAACAGGGCCCCATTTTCTCGGCCGTCCATCCCGGCGAGGAGGTCTACAGCGGGCCCTTCCGCGACAGCGCGCCGGAAATCGTCGTCGACCAGCGCCCAGGGGTCCACGTCAACGACGGAATCGGCGGCGGCACCATCATGTCCGGTCCGGATCGCTGGGCGGCGGAGAACACCCCCTTCGGCATCTTCGTCGCGAACGGGCCGTCCTTCGAATCCCACGGCGAACTGGATCGCATCAGCATTCTCGACATCGCTCCGACGGTGTTGGCCGCTCAGGGGGCCGACGTGCCGACCGACATGAACGGGTCGGTACTTCCGATACTCGCAGGCGACTCCGATTGGGACTTCAGAGAACCTCTTGCCTTCGACGAACGCGCGGGGAGCGAGGACACCGCGACGGTCGAGAAGCGCCTTCAACAACTTGGGTACATGGAGTGA